Within the Bradyrhizobium cosmicum genome, the region GCGCCGCGCGTGCTCCGTACCAAGGAGGTGGGCATCGAGGTGCTGCCCGGTGACTGCTTTGAAATTCGCTCGGCCGGCGGTGGTGGATGGGGCCCGGCGGAGCAGCGTGCACAGGACGCCCGCGCGCGCGATCTGCTGCAGGGCCTTACGACCGGTGTTGTCACGACCAGGCAGGGTTCTTGAGATGTATACGATTGGAGTTGATGTCGGCGGCACCTTTACCGACCTGGTTGCGATCGATCGCGAAGGGCGCACTGTATTCGCGAAGTCGCCTTCGACGCCGTCTGATCAGTCGGTCGGAGTCATGACCGGGCTTGAGGAGCTCGCGCGCCGGCTCGGTCTGTCTCGTGCCGACATGCTCGGGCGGACCGACCGCCTGGTGCATGGCACGACGGTCGCGACCAATGCGCTCCTGGAGCGCAAGGGCGCGAAGGTCGCACTACTGACGACGCGGGGGCATCGCGATGTGATCGAGATGCGCGAGGGTCTCAAGGGTGATCGATACAATCTTCGTATGGCGCCGCCCGAGCCCCTGGTACCGCGAGAGTTGCGGTTTGGTGTGCGCGAGCGCATCAAGCCGGATGGCGAGGTGCTGATCCCGCTCGATCAAGACTCGCTCGGCGAAGCGATTGCCGCGATCCGCGCCTCAGGGGCGACATCGGTTGCGGTGTGCTTTCTGCATGCCTACCGCAATCCAGTTCACGAGATCGCAGCAGTAGAGCGTCTGCAGCGGGAGCTGCCCGATGTCAGCATTTCCCGGTCTAGCGACGTGTTGCCACAGATCAAGGAATACGAGCGCGTCTCGACCACCATCGTCAATGCCTATGTCCGCCCAGCGGTACGGCACTATCTCAACAATCTGGATATGCGACTGAAAGAGGCTGGCCTCGCCAGTGGCCTGTTCGTCATTCTGTCCCATGGCGGAATGGCGCCGGTCGAGGAGGCCGCGCGGCTGGCCGCAGGCACGGTGCTCTCCGGTCCGGCCGGTGGCATTTCCGGTTGCCGCCGCTGCGCCGATCTGCTCGGCATTCCCGATCTCGTGCCGTTCGACATGGGGGGTACCAGCACCGACATTTCGTTGATCACCGCAGGCCGGGCATCGCTTTCGGCCGATGGGGGACTTGCCGATCAGCGCATTGCGTTGCGAAGTCTCGACATTGCCAGTATCGCTGCCGGTGGCGGCTCGATTGCGTCACTCGATGTCGGAGGTACACTCCGGGTTGGGCCGGAAAGCGCCGGATCTGTTCCCGGACCCGCATGCTACGGCAATGGCGGAAGCGAGGCGACGGTGACCGATGCCAATGTCATTCTCGGCTATCTAGACGCTGCGGCATTCATGGGAGGTCGGCGGCCATTGGATCGCGCGGCGTCTGAGGCGGCCGTCGATCGTCTCGCCGCATCGCTCGAACTGTCGCGTGATGAAGCGGCCGCAGGCATCTATCGCATGGTCAATCTGCGTATGGCCGATGGTATCCGCCTGATGACCTTGCGCCGCGGTGTCGAT harbors:
- a CDS encoding hydantoinase/oxoprolinase family protein, whose product is MSRPGRVLEMYTIGVDVGGTFTDLVAIDREGRTVFAKSPSTPSDQSVGVMTGLEELARRLGLSRADMLGRTDRLVHGTTVATNALLERKGAKVALLTTRGHRDVIEMREGLKGDRYNLRMAPPEPLVPRELRFGVRERIKPDGEVLIPLDQDSLGEAIAAIRASGATSVAVCFLHAYRNPVHEIAAVERLQRELPDVSISRSSDVLPQIKEYERVSTTIVNAYVRPAVRHYLNNLDMRLKEAGLASGLFVILSHGGMAPVEEAARLAAGTVLSGPAGGISGCRRCADLLGIPDLVPFDMGGTSTDISLITAGRASLSADGGLADQRIALRSLDIASIAAGGGSIASLDVGGTLRVGPESAGSVPGPACYGNGGSEATVTDANVILGYLDAAAFMGGRRPLDRAASEAAVDRLAASLELSRDEAAAGIYRMVNLRMADGIRLMTLRRGVDPRRYAMLSFGGAAGLHAAEVARELEIKRIIVPTAASVLSAWGMLTSDLRYEVSSTYYSAGSRITPEEVRTIFADLEQQAAGRLTSWFGGKVVLERSAEMRYGEQIFEIDVPLTDLDWNSDDIVDRIEQRFHRRHEELYTYASPDQEVVFVNARVAAVGIIPQGASVPRGAATTSACVPSGKRMAYFGTWREVSVYAVDTLKTGHAIEGPAIVEAETTTVVVNAGDRITVNDLGWLDIALA